The following nucleotide sequence is from Streptomyces leeuwenhoekii.
GCGTACTCCGCGGGGTGCAGGACCGCGAAGACGAGGTCTTCCAGCTCCGTCTTCAGCGCCTGGACACCGAGCCGTTCGGCGAGCGGGATCAGGACGTCCCGGGTCACCTTGGCGATGCGCTCCTGCTTCTCCCGGCGCATGACGCCGAGGGTGCGCATGTTGTGCAGCCGGTCGGCGAGTTTGATCGACATCACGCGGACGTCGTTGCCGGTGGCGACGAGCATCTTGCGGAAGGTCTCGGGCTCGGCGGCGGCGCCGTAGTCGACCTTCTCCAGCTTGGTGACGCCGTCGACGAGGAAGCGGACCTCCTCGCCGAACTGCTCTCTGACCTGATCGAGTGTCACCTCGGTGTCCTCCACGGTGTCGTGGAGGAGGGAGGCGGTCAACGTCGTGGTCTCCGCGCCGAGTTCGGCGAGGATCAGGGTCACCGCGAGGGGGTGGGTGATATAGGGCTCGCCGCTCTTGCGCATCTGGCCGCGGTGCGAGGACTCGGCCAGCAGGTAGGCGCGGCGCAGCGGCTCGAGGTCGGCGTCGGGATGGTGGGCGCGGTGGGCGTCGACGACATGGCCGATGGCGTCGGGCAGCCGGCCGCGGGCGGCGGGGCCGAGGAGCGCGGCACGGCCGAGGCGGCGCAGGTCGAGCCGGGGGCGGGCCTTTCTGCGGGGCACTGTCGCGGCGCCGGTGACCGTGGGCATCACCGGGCCTGGGGTCGCAGGATTCGTGGCCTCCGCGTTCATGGGCACCTCCGGCTGCGTGAACCGGCGGACGGGGCGCCCCAGGGCGGACACGGCTCAGGGGACGGTATCGGTCCCCCGTCCGGGCCGGTGCTTGATGCTATCGAGCCCATCACGTGCGGCCGACCGCCTCTCGCCGAGCGTGAAACGGATCACCCATTCGAGCGACGCTCGGCGGGTTTGCGTTTTCGCACCATGGGCGTGGGCCCGGGGTACGGCGGCCGGGCACCGGATCAGCTCCTGCGGCGGACGGCCGCGTCCAGCCACTCGGGGTCGATCTCGCCCTCCGCGACGATCACCGCGGGGCCGGTCATCTCGATCTCGCCGTCGGGCCGCTCGGTGATCACGAGCGTGCCGCCGGGCACGTCGACGGTGTACGTCGCGGGGGTGCCGGTGACGGCCGGGTCGGCGCCGTCCCGGCGGGCGGCGGCGACGGCGACGGCGCACGCGCCCGTGCCGCACGAGCGGGTCTCGCCGGAGCCGCGCTCGTGCACGCGCATCGCCACGTGCCCGGGGCCGCGGTCGACCACGAACTCCACGTTCACGCCGTCCGGGTAGGCGGCGGCCGGCTCACAGGGCGGCGGGGAGAGGAGATCCCCGGCGTGGGCGAGGTCGTCCACGAAGGCGACCGCGTGCGGGTTGCCCATGTTCACGTTGCGCGCGGGCCAGCTCCGCTCGCCCACGCTCACCGTGACGTCTCCCTCGGGCAGGACCGCCCGGCCCATGCCGACGGTGACGTCGCCGTCCTTGGCGAGGTGCACGGTCTTCACACCCCCGCGCGTGGCGACCGCGAGCTCGCCCTCGGCCACGTGTCCGGCGTGCTGGAGGTAGCGGGCGAAGACGCGCACGCCGTTGCCGCACATCTCGGCGACGGAACCGTCGCCGTTGCGGTAGTCCATGAACCACTCCGCCTCGGCCGCCAGGTGCGCGGCCTCGGGGTGCGCGGCGGACCGCACCACGTGCAGCACCCCGTCGCCGCCGATGCCCGCGCGGCGGTCGCACAGGGCGGCGACGGCGGCCGGGGACAGGTCGACGGCGTTCTCCGGGTCCGGGACGATCACGAAGTCGTTCTCGGTGCCGTGCCCCTTGAGGAAGGCGATCCGCGTGCTCATCCCTCGATCGTACGGGGTGGGCCCGACAGCACGGGCACGGCACCGGCCCGGCGGACTCGGCGCCCGACGGCCGGATGCGGTGGTCAGCCGCGCAGGCGGGCCACGCGCCACACGGCCAGCACGACGACGGCGGCGACCGCGACGACGTACGCGAGGATCACCCGCCAGTCCGGGCGGCGGCCCGAGCCCCGCTGGGGCAGGCCGGGCCAGGCGTAGCCCACGCGGCGGGCGGCCATCATGCCCCAGCCGGCGGCGCAGGAGCAGATGAGCAGGCCGAGCATCGCGATCACGGCTCCGCTGTCACCGAAGTCGAACGCCAGCGGGAAGGCGAACATCAGCGAGCCGACCGCGCCCAGGCTCACGATGGGCGCGAGCTGCCAGATGCGCAGTTTGCGCTGGGGGCGCAGCTCGACCTCGACCTCTTCCCCGCCCGCGTACATCTCCTCGGGCTCGGGGCCGTCGGCCGTGACGCCGCCCTGCGGCTCCTCGGGGCCGTCGGAGCTCAAAGGCGCCCCCGCCCGTTCCGGATCGCCGCGCTCGGCGCCGACGTCTCCGGTGCTTCGTGCGGTGTCGCGAGG
It contains:
- the dapF gene encoding diaminopimelate epimerase, which translates into the protein MSTRIAFLKGHGTENDFVIVPDPENAVDLSPAAVAALCDRRAGIGGDGVLHVVRSAAHPEAAHLAAEAEWFMDYRNGDGSVAEMCGNGVRVFARYLQHAGHVAEGELAVATRGGVKTVHLAKDGDVTVGMGRAVLPEGDVTVSVGERSWPARNVNMGNPHAVAFVDDLAHAGDLLSPPPCEPAAAYPDGVNVEFVVDRGPGHVAMRVHERGSGETRSCGTGACAVAVAAARRDGADPAVTGTPATYTVDVPGGTLVITERPDGEIEMTGPAVIVAEGEIDPEWLDAAVRRRS